One Mus musculus strain C57BL/6J chromosome X, GRCm38.p6 C57BL/6J DNA window includes the following coding sequences:
- the Cldn2 gene encoding claudin-2 isoform X1 — protein sequence MASLGVQLVGYILGLLGLLGTSIAMLLPNWRTSSYVGASIVTAVGFSKGLWMECATHSTGITQCDIYSTLLGLPADIQAAQAMMVTSSAMSSLACIISVVGMRCTVFCQDSRAKDRVAVVGGVFFILGGILGFIPVAWNLHGILRDFYSPLVPDSMKFEIGEALYLGIISALFSLVAGVILCFSCSPQGNRTNYYDGYQAQPLATRSSPRSAQQPKAKSEFNSYSLTGEAALPDTLDLMEDQPIRVYVSALQSL from the exons ATGGCCTCCCTTGGCGTCCAACTGGTGGGCTACATCCTAGGCCTTTTGGGGCTGTTAGGCACATCCATTGCCATGCTGCTTCCCAACTGGCGAACGAGTTCCTATGTTGGTGCCAGCATTGTGACGGCGGTTGGCTTTTCCAAGGGCCTCTGGATGGAGTGTGCGACACACAGCACAGGCATCACCCAGTGCGATATCTACAGTACCCTTTTAGGACTTCCTGCTGACATCCAGGCTGCCCAGGCCATGATGGTGACGTCCAGTGCAATGTCCTCGCTGGCTTGTATTATCTCTGTGGTGGGCATGAGATGCACCGTGTTCTGCCAGGATTCTCGAGCTAAGGACAGAGTGGCTGTAGTGGGTGGAGTCTTTTTCATCCTTGGTGGCATCCTGGGCTTTATCCCAGTTGCTTGGAATCTTCATGGCATCCTTCGGGACTTCTACTCGCCGCTGGTTCCTGACAGCATGAAATTTGAGATTGGAGAGGCTCTGTACTTGGGCATCATCTCAGCCCTGTTTTCTTTGGTAGCCGGAGTCATCCTTTGCTTTTCCTGCTCGCCCCAGGGCAATCGTACCAACTACTATGATGGCTACCAGGCCCAGCCTCTTGCCACTAGGAGCTCTCCAAGATCTGCTCAACAGCCCAAAGCCAAGAGTGAGTTCAACTCATACAGCCTGACTGG AGAGGCAGCCCTACCAGATACTTTAGACTTGATGGAAGACCAACCCATCAGGGTCTATGTCTCAGCACTACAGAGCCTCTGA
- the Cldn2 gene encoding claudin-2 isoform X2, which produces MASLGVQLVGYILGLLGLLGTSIAMLLPNWRTSSYVGASIVTAVGFSKGLWMECATHSTGITQCDIYSTLLGLPADIQAAQAMMVTSSAMSSLACIISVVGMRCTVFCQDSRAKDRVAVVGGVFFILGGILGFIPVAWNLHGILRDFYSPLVPDSMKFEIGEALYLGIISALFSLVAGVILCFSCSPQGNRTNYYDGYQAQPLATRSSPRSAQQPKAKSEFNSYSLTGYV; this is translated from the coding sequence ATGGCCTCCCTTGGCGTCCAACTGGTGGGCTACATCCTAGGCCTTTTGGGGCTGTTAGGCACATCCATTGCCATGCTGCTTCCCAACTGGCGAACGAGTTCCTATGTTGGTGCCAGCATTGTGACGGCGGTTGGCTTTTCCAAGGGCCTCTGGATGGAGTGTGCGACACACAGCACAGGCATCACCCAGTGCGATATCTACAGTACCCTTTTAGGACTTCCTGCTGACATCCAGGCTGCCCAGGCCATGATGGTGACGTCCAGTGCAATGTCCTCGCTGGCTTGTATTATCTCTGTGGTGGGCATGAGATGCACCGTGTTCTGCCAGGATTCTCGAGCTAAGGACAGAGTGGCTGTAGTGGGTGGAGTCTTTTTCATCCTTGGTGGCATCCTGGGCTTTATCCCAGTTGCTTGGAATCTTCATGGCATCCTTCGGGACTTCTACTCGCCGCTGGTTCCTGACAGCATGAAATTTGAGATTGGAGAGGCTCTGTACTTGGGCATCATCTCAGCCCTGTTTTCTTTGGTAGCCGGAGTCATCCTTTGCTTTTCCTGCTCGCCCCAGGGCAATCGTACCAACTACTATGATGGCTACCAGGCCCAGCCTCTTGCCACTAGGAGCTCTCCAAGATCTGCTCAACAGCCCAAAGCCAAGAGTGAGTTCAACTCATACAGCCTGACTGGGTATGTGTGA